A window from Synechococcus sp. RSCCF101 encodes these proteins:
- the trxA gene encoding thioredoxin, producing MSSATAVTDASFEQDVLQSEVPVLVDFWAPWCGPCRMVAPIVDEIAKEFEGKIKVFKLNTDENPNVASQYGIRSIPTLMVFKAGQKVDTVVGAVPKNTLSNTISKYL from the coding sequence ATGTCCAGCGCCACTGCCGTCACTGATGCCTCGTTTGAGCAGGACGTGCTGCAGAGCGAAGTGCCTGTTCTGGTGGACTTCTGGGCACCCTGGTGCGGACCCTGCCGCATGGTGGCTCCGATCGTGGATGAAATCGCGAAGGAATTCGAAGGCAAGATCAAGGTCTTCAAGCTCAACACCGACGAGAATCCCAACGTTGCCAGTCAATACGGCATCCGCAGCATTCCAACCCTGATGGTGTTCAAGGCCGGCCAGAAAGTCGACACGGTCGTCGGCGCCGTGCCCAAGAACACCCTGTCCAACACGATCAGCAAGTACCTCTGA
- a CDS encoding RNA methyltransferase: MIAPLVVVLVEPEGALNVGSVARLCANFPVEQLRLVAPRCDPDGPEARRMAVHGQEVLRQARIDPGLRQALADCHRVVACSARLEPEPVPALSVPEALDWLQSAAEGERAAVVFGRESRGLSNEELLQANRLLRIDTGSPYGSLNLSHAVAVVLHSWMERQRRPGASGSGPGHGALAADGAAATREDLPPNGVLDACLEDAEQLLLNAGFLLPHTARARMAKLRALLNRADITDSEVALLRGMVRQLRWASRHPHA; this comes from the coding sequence GTGATCGCCCCCCTGGTGGTGGTGCTGGTCGAGCCGGAGGGGGCCCTGAACGTGGGCAGCGTGGCCCGGCTCTGTGCCAACTTCCCCGTTGAGCAGTTGCGGCTGGTGGCCCCTCGCTGCGATCCGGATGGTCCCGAGGCCCGGCGCATGGCCGTGCACGGTCAAGAGGTGCTCCGGCAGGCCCGCATCGATCCCGGCCTCCGGCAGGCCCTGGCGGACTGCCACAGGGTGGTGGCCTGCAGCGCCCGGCTCGAGCCGGAACCGGTTCCCGCGCTCTCGGTTCCCGAGGCGCTCGACTGGCTGCAGTCCGCTGCCGAGGGTGAGCGGGCTGCCGTGGTGTTCGGCCGGGAGTCGCGGGGGCTGAGCAACGAGGAGCTCCTGCAGGCCAACCGCCTGCTGCGCATCGACACAGGCTCGCCCTACGGCTCGCTCAACCTCTCCCATGCGGTGGCCGTGGTGCTGCACAGCTGGATGGAACGGCAGCGCCGGCCGGGCGCGAGCGGATCGGGACCTGGCCATGGCGCCCTTGCGGCCGACGGAGCGGCCGCTACAAGGGAGGACCTCCCGCCCAACGGTGTTCTGGATGCCTGCCTGGAGGATGCCGAGCAGCTGCTGCTGAATGCGGGCTTTCTCCTGCCTCACACCGCCCGTGCCCGCATGGCCAAGTTGCGCGCTCTCCTGAACCGCGCCGACATCACAGACAGCGAGGTGGCACTGCTGCGAGGCATGGTGCGCCAGCTCCGCTGGGCCTCGCGCCATCCCCATGCCTAG
- the petG gene encoding cytochrome b6-f complex subunit V produces MIEPLLCGIVLGLIPVTLLGLFVAAWNQYRRGSALGG; encoded by the coding sequence ATGATCGAGCCCCTCCTCTGCGGAATCGTCCTGGGGCTGATTCCTGTGACCCTTCTGGGTCTGTTCGTGGCGGCGTGGAACCAGTACCGCCGGGGCAGTGCGCTGGGTGGCTGA
- a CDS encoding TIGR00730 family Rossman fold protein, whose translation MELFRNASGRRRIAVFGSARSPAYGSAYRQACHLGQLAAANGFDVITGAGPGIMEAANRGAGQDHSFGVNVRLPEEQVANRYLDATNQRLLTCHYFFTRKLFFLRESDALVICPGGFGTLDEMFESLTLIQTGRTPPIPVVLMAPEADGSWLRLQRRILEQLRGNGHIAAEDEALLRFCTDPEQVIERIRHFYRLLHSIHRSGDTMALHLHAALPQTAIHRFSREFDELFRCSSPERLEHGWLHSDPEATPLFRLRFRFDERRIGLLVRAIDWLNDLELADAPDAACQSDPTRPGTIGS comes from the coding sequence TTGGAGCTGTTTCGCAACGCTTCCGGTCGCCGCCGGATCGCGGTGTTCGGCTCCGCCCGCAGCCCGGCCTATGGATCAGCCTACCGGCAGGCCTGCCACCTGGGACAACTGGCTGCCGCCAACGGTTTCGACGTGATCACCGGTGCGGGTCCGGGCATCATGGAAGCGGCCAACAGAGGGGCCGGCCAGGACCATAGCTTCGGCGTCAATGTGCGGCTGCCGGAGGAGCAGGTGGCCAATCGCTACCTGGATGCGACGAACCAACGCCTGCTCACCTGCCACTATTTCTTCACCCGGAAACTCTTCTTCCTGCGTGAGAGCGATGCCCTGGTGATCTGCCCCGGCGGCTTCGGCACCCTCGACGAAATGTTCGAGAGCCTCACCCTGATTCAGACCGGGCGAACGCCACCGATCCCCGTGGTGCTGATGGCGCCGGAGGCCGATGGCTCCTGGCTTAGGCTGCAGCGGCGCATCCTTGAACAGCTGCGTGGCAACGGTCATATCGCAGCGGAGGATGAGGCCCTGCTGCGCTTCTGCACCGACCCGGAGCAGGTGATCGAACGCATCCGGCACTTTTATCGCCTGTTGCACAGCATCCACCGCAGTGGCGACACCATGGCGTTGCATCTGCACGCAGCGTTGCCGCAGACCGCCATTCACCGCTTCAGCCGTGAGTTCGATGAGCTGTTCCGCTGCAGCAGCCCAGAGCGGCTGGAGCACGGCTGGTTGCACTCCGATCCTGAGGCGACGCCCCTGTTCCGCCTGCGGTTCCGATTCGATGAGCGCCGCATCGGCCTGCTGGTCCGGGCCATCGACTGGCTGAACGATCTGGAGCTGGCCGACGCCCCGGACGCCGCCTGCCAATCGGACCCGACCCGCCCCGGAACCATCGGATCATGA
- the gyrA gene encoding DNA gyrase subunit A has protein sequence MADPIGPGDSDGRIIQTDLRNEMSRSYLEYAMSVIVGRALPDARDGLKPVHRRILYAMYELGLTSDRPYRKCARVVGEVLGKYHPHGDTAVYDALVRMAQDFSMRLPLIDGHGNFGSVDNDPPAAMRYTESRLQALTTDSLLEDIESETVDFADNFDGSQQEPTVLPARIPQLLLNGSSGIAVGMATNIPPHNLSELIAGLLALIDDPDLDDRDLIAHIPGPDFPTGGQILGRSGIRETYQTGRGSVTMRGVATIETVEAPGRPDRDAVIISELPFQTNKAALIERIADLVNDKKLEGIADIRDESDRDGMRIVVELRRDAYPQVVLNNLFKLTPLQSNFSAHMLALVDGEPRLLTLRDMLQVFLRFRVDTIERRTRYMLRKAEERDHILLGLLLALDQLDPIIALIRAASDTPTARQQLQDRHGLSAVQADAILQMQLRRLTALEADKIRLEHEDLVAKIADYKDILSRRERVFDIIRTELSHLRDRHGSERRTEILDLEGELDDIDLIANERSVVLLTANGYLKRMAVSEFEATSRGSRGKAGTKSQGDESVELFISCNDHDRLLLFSDRGVAYALPAYRVPICSRTAKGTPVVQLLPIPREEAITSVLAVSEFEADVHLLMLTRGGFIKRTPLSAFANIRSNGLIAINLESGDSLAWVRLARNGDSVLIGSLQAMTIHFRLCDAELRPLGRAARGVRAMQLRPGDSLVSMDVLPVDLADRVADSQGGASDAEGTSDPEGEADVDGDSPEELVDASEGPWVLVASASGLGKRVPVQQFRLQRRAGMGLRALRFRREGDVLVGLRVLGAGEEVLLVSEKGVIVRTEADQIPEQSRAATGVRLQRLDRGDRLTEVVLVPPAPDEDPADDTDEDPDEAPDAAMAPAPEQEAES, from the coding sequence ATGGCGGATCCCATCGGACCCGGTGATTCCGACGGCCGCATCATTCAGACTGATCTGCGAAATGAAATGTCGCGCTCCTATCTGGAGTACGCGATGAGTGTGATCGTCGGGCGCGCGCTGCCCGACGCACGTGATGGCCTCAAACCCGTGCATCGACGCATTCTGTATGCGATGTACGAACTGGGCCTGACCAGCGACCGGCCCTATCGAAAGTGCGCCCGTGTGGTGGGTGAGGTGCTCGGTAAGTACCACCCCCATGGAGACACAGCCGTCTACGACGCACTCGTGCGCATGGCGCAGGATTTCTCCATGCGTCTGCCGCTGATCGATGGGCACGGCAATTTCGGTTCGGTGGACAACGATCCCCCTGCCGCGATGCGCTACACCGAGTCGCGGCTGCAGGCGCTCACCACCGACAGTCTGCTGGAGGACATCGAGAGCGAAACCGTTGATTTCGCCGACAACTTCGATGGCTCCCAGCAGGAGCCCACGGTGCTGCCGGCCCGTATCCCCCAGCTGCTGCTCAATGGCTCGTCAGGCATCGCCGTGGGGATGGCCACCAACATTCCGCCCCACAATCTCTCGGAGCTGATCGCCGGCCTGCTCGCTCTCATCGACGATCCCGATCTGGATGATCGGGATCTGATCGCGCACATCCCCGGGCCTGATTTCCCCACCGGTGGCCAGATTCTCGGTCGCAGCGGCATCCGGGAGACCTATCAGACCGGCCGCGGATCGGTGACCATGCGCGGTGTGGCCACCATCGAAACGGTGGAAGCCCCGGGCCGGCCCGACCGGGATGCGGTGATCATCAGCGAACTGCCGTTCCAGACCAACAAGGCGGCCCTGATCGAGCGCATCGCCGATCTGGTCAATGACAAGAAGCTGGAGGGGATCGCCGACATCCGTGATGAGAGCGACCGCGATGGCATGCGCATCGTTGTGGAACTCCGCCGCGATGCCTATCCGCAGGTGGTGCTGAACAATCTGTTCAAGCTCACGCCGCTGCAGAGCAACTTCAGCGCCCACATGCTGGCCCTGGTGGATGGGGAGCCCCGGCTGCTGACCCTGAGGGACATGCTGCAGGTGTTCCTGCGCTTCCGGGTCGACACGATCGAGCGGCGCACCCGCTACATGCTGCGCAAGGCGGAGGAACGCGACCACATCCTGCTCGGACTGCTGCTGGCGCTCGATCAGCTCGACCCGATCATCGCCCTGATCCGGGCCGCCTCCGATACCCCCACCGCCCGTCAGCAGCTGCAGGATCGCCACGGTCTCAGTGCTGTTCAGGCGGACGCCATTCTTCAGATGCAGCTGCGCCGGCTCACGGCATTGGAAGCCGACAAGATCCGGCTGGAACACGAGGATCTGGTCGCCAAGATCGCCGACTACAAAGACATCCTCTCCCGCCGCGAACGGGTGTTCGACATCATCCGCACCGAGCTGTCGCACCTGCGGGACCGCCACGGCTCCGAGCGGCGCACCGAGATCCTCGATCTCGAAGGTGAGCTCGACGACATTGATCTGATCGCCAATGAACGGTCCGTGGTGCTGCTCACGGCCAACGGCTATCTGAAGCGGATGGCGGTGAGCGAATTCGAAGCCACCAGCCGTGGCAGCCGCGGCAAGGCCGGCACCAAGAGTCAGGGCGATGAGTCGGTGGAGCTGTTCATCAGCTGCAACGATCACGACCGGCTGCTGCTGTTCAGCGATCGGGGTGTGGCCTATGCCCTGCCGGCCTATCGCGTGCCGATCTGCAGCCGCACGGCGAAGGGCACCCCCGTGGTTCAACTACTGCCCATCCCGCGGGAGGAGGCGATCACCTCCGTGCTGGCGGTCTCCGAGTTCGAGGCGGATGTGCATCTGCTGATGCTGACCCGGGGTGGCTTCATCAAGCGCACGCCCCTCTCCGCTTTCGCCAACATCCGCTCCAATGGGCTGATCGCCATCAATCTCGAGAGCGGTGATTCCCTGGCCTGGGTGCGTCTGGCCCGCAACGGCGACAGCGTGCTGATCGGCTCGCTTCAGGCGATGACCATCCACTTCCGCCTCTGCGACGCGGAGCTGCGCCCCCTCGGGCGAGCCGCCCGTGGGGTCCGGGCGATGCAGCTGCGCCCCGGCGACAGCCTGGTGAGCATGGATGTGCTGCCGGTGGACCTGGCCGATCGCGTGGCCGACAGCCAGGGCGGCGCCTCCGACGCTGAGGGCACCTCCGACCCTGAGGGCGAGGCCGACGTGGACGGCGACAGCCCTGAGGAGCTCGTGGATGCAAGCGAGGGGCCCTGGGTGCTGGTGGCCTCCGCCAGCGGACTGGGCAAGCGTGTTCCCGTGCAGCAGTTCCGCTTGCAGCGGCGGGCCGGGATGGGCCTGAGGGCCCTGCGCTTCCGCCGTGAGGGGGATGTGCTGGTGGGTCTGCGGGTGCTGGGCGCGGGCGAGGAGGTGCTGCTGGTGAGCGAGAAGGGCGTGATCGTGCGCACCGAGGCCGATCAGATCCCCGAGCAGTCGCGGGCCGCCACCGGGGTGCGTCTGCAGCGGCTCGATCGCGGTGACCGGCTCACCGAGGTGGTGCTGGTGCCCCCGGCCCCGGACGAGGACCCAGCCGATGACACGGACGAGGATCCTGACGAGGCCCCGGATGCCGCTATGGCGCCGGCCCCCGAGCAGGAGGCCGAGTCCTGA
- the hisH gene encoding imidazole glycerol phosphate synthase subunit HisH — MSSIGLLDYGMGNLHSVQRAFERLSCRVCTVQRSEAMAACDALVLPGVGAFDPAMEQLHRSGLASGLTQWCNDGRPLLGICLGLQLLFEGSDEGSARGLGLIPGHVRALPRDRGEMVPHMGWSPLQAEAGTPLLRADEPATWVYFVHSYAAVPERQEDVAASVRFAGEPITAAVWHRNVAACQFHPEKSGLHGQRLLRRWLESACSA, encoded by the coding sequence ATGAGCAGCATCGGACTTCTCGATTACGGCATGGGCAACCTGCACTCGGTGCAGCGGGCCTTCGAGCGGCTCTCATGCCGGGTCTGCACCGTGCAGCGCAGCGAGGCGATGGCGGCATGCGACGCCCTGGTGCTGCCGGGTGTGGGAGCCTTCGATCCGGCCATGGAGCAGCTGCACCGCTCCGGATTGGCGTCGGGCCTGACGCAATGGTGCAACGACGGCCGGCCCCTGCTCGGCATCTGCCTCGGGCTGCAGCTGCTGTTCGAGGGCAGCGACGAAGGATCGGCCCGCGGCCTGGGCCTGATCCCCGGCCATGTGCGCGCCCTGCCGAGAGATCGGGGCGAGATGGTGCCCCACATGGGCTGGTCGCCGCTGCAGGCTGAAGCCGGCACTCCCCTGCTCAGGGCGGATGAACCGGCCACCTGGGTCTATTTCGTGCATTCCTACGCCGCGGTTCCGGAACGACAGGAGGACGTGGCCGCCTCCGTCCGCTTCGCCGGGGAACCGATCACGGCAGCCGTGTGGCACCGGAATGTGGCGGCCTGCCAGTTCCACCCCGAAAAATCGGGACTGCATGGCCAGCGCCTTCTGCGGCGCTGGCTAGAGAGCGCATGCTCCGCCTGA
- a CDS encoding GuaB3 family IMP dehydrogenase-related protein, translated as MTIQLGRSRTVRRAYGIDEIALVPGGRTVDPQVTDSSWSIGGVEREIPIIASAMDGVVDVGMAVELSRLGALGVLNLEGLQTRYEDPNPCLDRIASVGKEEFVTLMQELYSQPVREDLIRLRIQQIRDQGGIAAVSATPVAAMKFGHAVAEAGADLFFVQATVVSTEHIGPAGSSTLDLRALCRDFGVPVVVGNCVTHAVARQLMDAGAAAVMVGIGPGAACTSRGVLGVGIPQATAVADCAAARDEHAEATGRYVPVVADGGIVTGGDICKCLACGADAVMIGSPIARAAEAPGRGFHWGMATPSPVLPRGTRIRVGTTGSLSTILRGPAILDDGTQNLLGAIRTSMGTLGARNLREMQEVEVVVAPSLLTEGKVYQKAQHLGMGK; from the coding sequence GTGACCATTCAGCTCGGACGCTCCCGCACCGTTCGCCGCGCCTACGGGATCGATGAGATCGCTCTCGTTCCGGGCGGCCGCACCGTTGATCCGCAGGTCACCGACAGCTCCTGGTCCATCGGGGGTGTCGAGCGCGAGATCCCCATCATCGCCAGCGCCATGGACGGCGTGGTGGACGTGGGCATGGCCGTGGAACTCTCCAGGCTGGGTGCGCTCGGGGTGCTGAACCTCGAGGGTCTCCAGACCCGCTACGAGGATCCGAACCCCTGCCTCGACCGGATCGCGTCGGTGGGCAAGGAGGAGTTCGTGACCCTGATGCAGGAGCTCTACAGCCAGCCCGTGCGCGAGGACCTGATCCGGCTGCGCATCCAGCAGATCCGCGACCAGGGCGGCATCGCCGCGGTCAGCGCCACCCCGGTGGCCGCCATGAAGTTCGGCCATGCGGTGGCCGAGGCCGGCGCGGACCTGTTCTTCGTTCAGGCCACGGTGGTGTCGACGGAACACATCGGTCCGGCCGGCAGCAGCACGCTGGATCTCCGGGCCCTCTGCCGCGACTTCGGTGTTCCCGTGGTGGTCGGCAACTGCGTGACCCATGCCGTGGCCCGTCAGCTGATGGATGCCGGCGCCGCGGCGGTGATGGTGGGCATCGGCCCGGGCGCCGCCTGCACCTCACGCGGTGTGCTCGGCGTCGGCATCCCCCAGGCCACCGCCGTGGCCGACTGCGCCGCAGCCCGCGATGAGCACGCCGAAGCCACGGGCCGGTACGTCCCCGTGGTGGCCGATGGCGGCATCGTCACCGGCGGCGACATCTGCAAGTGCCTGGCCTGCGGGGCGGATGCGGTGATGATCGGCTCCCCCATCGCCCGGGCCGCCGAGGCTCCCGGCCGCGGCTTCCACTGGGGCATGGCCACACCCAGCCCGGTGCTTCCCCGGGGCACCCGGATCCGGGTGGGCACCACCGGTTCGCTGAGCACCATCCTGCGGGGCCCGGCCATCCTCGACGACGGCACCCAGAATCTTCTCGGCGCGATCCGCACCTCCATGGGCACCCTGGGGGCCCGCAACCTGCGCGAGATGCAGGAGGTGGAGGTGGTGGTGGCACCCTCGCTGCTCACCGAGGGCAAGGTGTACCAGAAGGCCCAGCACCTCGGCATGGGCAAGTGA
- a CDS encoding CAAD domain-containing protein, which yields MQSSPDPSSADQPAPQTTPAAEEPATPVEPSAQATPSPEPAPQLEDSAEPEAAPEPETAPSAILQSVEIPAAEPSSTGADTGSDGSTDGPDLKQFFEGVLSWWQEARIGERLVQAKQPVLLLLGAIGLLLAIRLYGAVVHLIDSIPVVSGLLELVGLLVALRFAATRLLKREDRQEVLGALASRWRTFRGQG from the coding sequence ATGCAGTCGTCCCCCGACCCGTCGTCTGCGGACCAGCCTGCGCCGCAGACGACCCCGGCGGCCGAGGAGCCCGCGACGCCGGTGGAGCCGAGCGCCCAGGCCACCCCATCGCCTGAACCGGCGCCACAACTCGAAGACTCAGCGGAGCCGGAAGCCGCACCGGAACCCGAGACAGCTCCCTCCGCCATTCTGCAGAGCGTCGAGATCCCGGCGGCAGAGCCCTCCAGCACTGGAGCGGACACCGGCTCGGACGGGTCAACCGATGGCCCGGATCTGAAGCAGTTCTTTGAAGGTGTCCTGAGCTGGTGGCAGGAGGCCCGCATCGGCGAGCGCCTGGTCCAGGCCAAGCAACCCGTCCTGCTGCTGCTGGGGGCCATCGGCCTGCTGCTCGCGATCCGTCTCTACGGAGCGGTGGTGCACCTGATCGACAGCATTCCCGTCGTGTCCGGGCTGCTGGAGCTGGTGGGCCTGCTGGTGGCCCTGCGCTTCGCGGCCACCCGTCTGCTCAAACGCGAGGATCGCCAGGAGGTGCTGGGCGCGCTCGCCAGTCGCTGGCGCACCTTCCGCGGGCAGGGCTGA
- a CDS encoding cytochrome c, with translation MTGSPSTSTAADAATTEARSGDARSLISGLLLAAAVACIALLLVVLPASRRDPYVRATLALEGSAGSGDQLFRMNCASCHGAEARGLVGPNLHGVSRRRSDSALIHQVVSGETPPMPSFEPNPQAMADLLAYLHSLE, from the coding sequence GTGACCGGTTCGCCATCCACCTCAACAGCTGCGGATGCCGCCACGACGGAAGCCCGCAGCGGCGACGCCCGCAGCCTGATCAGCGGCCTGCTGCTGGCCGCGGCCGTGGCCTGCATCGCTCTGCTGCTGGTGGTGCTGCCGGCGTCACGGCGCGACCCCTACGTTCGGGCCACCCTCGCCCTCGAGGGATCGGCCGGCAGCGGCGACCAGTTGTTCCGCATGAACTGCGCCAGCTGCCACGGCGCGGAGGCCCGCGGGCTCGTGGGTCCCAACCTTCATGGCGTCAGCCGCCGCCGCAGCGACAGCGCCCTGATCCACCAGGTGGTGAGCGGTGAGACCCCGCCCATGCCCAGCTTCGAACCCAACCCGCAGGCCATGGCTGACCTGCTCGCCTACCTGCACAGCCTGGAGTGA
- a CDS encoding DUF3370 domain-containing protein, whose product MRRPDLLSTRRGRLPLLAMPLLLAGTLGLALASDAASARTPQADGEQLRCQRVRPLSGALDDVPMLNDNNPELIREPGILLSTFDAERFGSEGSDAHLNLPLSGRFDLFSHHVYAGRPDRLDSTLWLAVVAAPATSGTGPIALRLLEGATSLSQATRQGQVAAPFLPLPPVIAETTEPVFSGPGSRVAGELLRGESTAQLPQQWTIDDGPATVLLTLPLPVEGLDPLLNGRNLQLRLESDGPLSVATLATYGPPDAPPSADVWRDLLASGRFSPREHSPTPRGAPGGIVYSRVNGVQLGQRWQATLTSPESSSLRAADAPVSWPISSLERGRLGTGQVQTAELERFVPDTAWAAHGNYGVEYDLTLPLHNDGDAPVALDLALESPVKTDEPIGGLRFRSPPGKAVMFRGPVEVSGLDGASGRPAGARRFHLVARQGQAGPALGRITLAPGEERRVRVRLIYPADATPPQVLSLLPVKQSPAISSPCP is encoded by the coding sequence ATGAGGCGCCCGGATCTCCTCTCGACACGCCGCGGGCGGCTACCGCTGCTGGCGATGCCGCTGCTGCTGGCGGGAACCCTCGGCCTGGCCCTGGCCTCCGACGCCGCATCGGCCCGAACGCCGCAGGCGGATGGCGAGCAGCTCCGCTGTCAGCGGGTGCGCCCCCTGAGCGGTGCGCTGGATGACGTGCCGATGCTCAACGACAACAACCCGGAACTGATCCGGGAGCCCGGCATCCTTCTCTCCACCTTCGATGCCGAGCGCTTCGGCAGCGAGGGCAGCGATGCCCACCTGAACCTCCCCCTCTCCGGGCGGTTCGATCTGTTCAGTCACCACGTGTACGCCGGCCGGCCCGATCGACTCGATTCGACCCTCTGGCTGGCGGTGGTGGCGGCGCCCGCCACCAGCGGCACCGGGCCGATTGCCCTGCGACTGCTGGAGGGGGCCACATCCCTCTCCCAGGCGACGCGGCAGGGACAGGTGGCGGCTCCCTTCCTGCCGCTACCTCCGGTGATCGCGGAGACCACCGAGCCGGTGTTCTCCGGGCCGGGCAGCCGGGTGGCCGGCGAGTTGCTGCGGGGCGAGAGCACAGCGCAGCTGCCTCAGCAATGGACCATCGACGACGGTCCCGCCACGGTGCTGCTGACCCTGCCCCTGCCGGTGGAGGGACTCGACCCCCTTCTCAACGGCCGCAACCTGCAGCTGCGTCTGGAAAGCGATGGCCCGTTGAGCGTCGCCACCCTGGCCACCTACGGCCCGCCGGATGCCCCCCCGTCCGCCGACGTCTGGCGCGATCTGCTGGCCTCGGGTCGCTTCAGCCCCCGGGAGCACAGCCCCACACCCCGCGGGGCGCCGGGCGGGATCGTGTACTCCCGCGTCAACGGCGTTCAGCTCGGGCAGCGCTGGCAGGCAACCCTGACCTCACCGGAGAGCAGCAGCCTCCGTGCAGCCGACGCGCCGGTGTCCTGGCCGATCAGCAGCCTGGAACGGGGCCGGCTCGGCACGGGCCAGGTGCAGACCGCCGAGCTGGAACGCTTCGTGCCGGACACGGCCTGGGCCGCCCACGGCAACTACGGCGTCGAATACGACCTCACCCTGCCCCTCCACAACGACGGCGATGCCCCCGTCGCCCTCGATCTGGCTCTGGAATCGCCTGTGAAGACCGATGAGCCGATCGGTGGTCTTCGCTTCCGCAGCCCCCCCGGCAAGGCCGTGATGTTCCGCGGCCCGGTCGAGGTGAGTGGCCTTGATGGCGCCTCGGGTCGTCCCGCCGGCGCCCGCCGCTTCCACCTGGTGGCCCGCCAGGGTCAGGCGGGCCCTGCCCTGGGCCGGATCACCCTCGCGCCCGGGGAGGAGCGCCGGGTGCGGGTGCGGCTGATCTACCCGGCCGACGCCACGCCGCCGCAGGTGCTCAGCCTGCTGCCTGTGAAACAATCCCCAGCGATCTCCAGCCCATGCCCGTGA
- a CDS encoding serine hydrolase, whose translation MSRSSSPRAAAGWGRPFRLVLRLAVLGVGLGVLTGSGLKLMAPHWQARSGADAGSTDAGQGNEPQTVRALPEGLPSGRFETSSELSAISERWRTLAAAQPDLKASGFLLILDDGRYAQLAAGEPRSAASSIKTPILLAALEGIDAGSQRWDAPLTMDQEVIGGGAGWMASKPVGTRFPLHEAATEMIRVSDNTATNLVIRAAGGQEAVNRRFQDLGLTATVVNNWLPDLEGTNTTSTRDLARTLALVDTGERLSPRARDLFKEVMATSRTNTLLPAGLLKGLGGGGGNVDDALMAKGVSVYNKTGDIGIAYADAGLIHLPDGRRAVAAFMVEGPFNDPRSTDLIRAMAAAMAPTLMQAPQ comes from the coding sequence GTGTCCCGGTCCTCCTCTCCTCGTGCCGCCGCAGGCTGGGGCCGGCCGTTCCGTCTGGTGCTGAGGCTTGCCGTACTCGGTGTGGGCCTGGGGGTTCTCACCGGCTCCGGCCTCAAGCTGATGGCACCCCACTGGCAGGCCCGCTCGGGGGCAGACGCCGGGAGCACCGACGCCGGTCAGGGCAACGAACCGCAGACGGTCCGCGCACTGCCGGAGGGCCTCCCCAGTGGGCGGTTCGAGACCAGCAGCGAGCTCAGCGCCATCAGTGAGCGCTGGCGGACTCTGGCCGCGGCCCAGCCCGATCTCAAGGCCAGCGGATTCCTGCTGATCCTCGACGACGGCCGATACGCCCAGCTGGCGGCCGGTGAACCCCGATCAGCCGCCAGTTCGATCAAGACGCCGATCCTGCTTGCCGCCCTCGAGGGGATCGACGCCGGCAGCCAACGCTGGGATGCCCCGCTCACCATGGACCAGGAGGTGATCGGAGGCGGTGCCGGCTGGATGGCCTCCAAGCCCGTGGGAACGCGCTTCCCGCTGCATGAGGCGGCCACCGAGATGATCCGGGTCAGCGACAACACCGCCACGAACCTGGTGATCCGGGCCGCCGGTGGGCAGGAGGCGGTCAACCGTCGCTTCCAGGATCTCGGGCTGACCGCCACGGTGGTCAACAACTGGCTGCCGGATCTCGAGGGCACCAACACCACGAGCACCCGTGACCTGGCCCGCACCCTGGCCCTGGTCGACACCGGCGAGCGGCTCTCGCCCAGGGCGCGGGATCTGTTCAAGGAGGTGATGGCCACCTCCCGCACCAACACCCTGCTGCCGGCGGGCCTGCTCAAGGGGCTCGGCGGGGGCGGGGGCAACGTTGACGACGCCCTGATGGCCAAGGGGGTGTCCGTCTACAACAAGACCGGTGACATCGGCATCGCCTACGCCGATGCCGGGCTGATCCACCTGCCGGACGGCCGACGCGCCGTGGCGGCCTTCATGGTGGAGGGCCCCTTCAACGACCCCCGCTCCACCGACCTGATCCGCGCCATGGCGGCCGCGATGGCGCCCACCCTGATGCAGGCTCCGCAATGA